A stretch of Halostagnicola kamekurae DNA encodes these proteins:
- a CDS encoding alpha/beta fold hydrolase, whose amino-acid sequence MIDAPVPDGWIEDDLTAEDVRLHYYRSGGEGRPLVVSHGITADGRSRLPLFEPLAAEYDVIAYDARGHGRSSAPETGYNYDELAGDLLGVVDTLEISDESPILYGHSMGGTTVAVAAAKRPELPGGVVLEDPELLLGLADRQDGDEHDETDSDETGPGEPIEEPEGESNDDLLGPIVTRIRDELDPDSLLETDPELRALVKDDRGDLARLLADAYANVDPAVGGVFEADRRDPAEVFADIDAPTLILKADADDAARQHHREAAEHLSDGKLVHVEGAGHCVFRDRPDRALETLRAFLENR is encoded by the coding sequence ATGATCGACGCACCTGTGCCGGACGGCTGGATCGAAGACGACCTCACGGCCGAGGACGTACGACTGCACTACTACCGAAGCGGCGGTGAGGGACGACCGCTGGTCGTTTCCCACGGCATCACGGCCGACGGGCGTTCGCGGCTTCCGCTGTTCGAGCCGCTCGCGGCGGAGTACGACGTGATCGCCTACGATGCTCGCGGGCACGGGCGTTCTTCGGCCCCCGAAACAGGCTACAACTACGACGAGTTGGCTGGCGACCTCCTCGGCGTCGTCGATACCCTCGAGATCTCGGACGAATCACCCATCCTGTACGGCCACTCGATGGGCGGAACGACCGTCGCTGTCGCGGCGGCCAAACGGCCGGAGCTTCCCGGTGGCGTCGTCCTCGAGGACCCCGAACTGCTACTCGGGCTGGCCGACCGCCAGGACGGAGACGAGCACGACGAAACCGATTCTGACGAAACCGGCCCCGGCGAACCCATCGAAGAGCCGGAGGGCGAGTCGAACGACGACCTCCTCGGACCCATCGTCACGCGCATTCGCGACGAGCTAGACCCCGACTCCCTCCTCGAGACCGACCCCGAGTTGCGGGCGCTGGTCAAAGACGACCGCGGCGACCTCGCGAGACTGCTCGCGGACGCGTACGCGAACGTCGATCCGGCCGTCGGCGGCGTGTTCGAAGCCGACCGTCGCGACCCGGCCGAGGTGTTCGCCGACATCGACGCGCCGACCCTGATTCTGAAGGCAGACGCCGACGACGCTGCTCGCCAGCACCATCGCGAGGCGGCGGAACATCTCTCCGACGGGAAACTCGTCCACGTCGAGGGCGCGGGTCACTGCGTGTTTCGGGATCGACCCGATCGAGCGCTCGAGACGCTGCGGGCGTTCCTCGAGAACCGATGA
- a CDS encoding M23 family metallopeptidase, producing MTEDSTAKSATAPLAARLRQRLRSFEPLYLAFLGLLAIPSYVFDSLAVLEIFEIFYLAFLWPFVAPLLEAVLQRGTDADEATEPTDWIDMGHWSEYAVWLLSIPLTFLNPFVLAQDFRQWLGTLLALARHRGSVPEAGDDDRQVSYRLPFDGAWTVVNGSHSRDYSHSWFPLNQRYAYDFVITDAEGRTRPDGAAASVGNYYCYDEPVLAPADGVVIDTFDGDLEPSRAGGFSHPFKRDIRGNYVVVQHAPDEYSCLAHLVPGSVTVEPGERVERGQRVGRCGHSGNSSEPHLHFQLQDQPNFALATSRPIAFDDVALEWPGAEAPITEPHLGADGNDAGARDVALPGDLADGTYRARAFLTAGQRVAHVGHDADADRTGSHGIGERRSDHAVKAGASRRRPASVALGRVGFGACVGGVATIVASIFVSPLTVAGLLGVAAAAAPLAGIADRSAHDADARLEHRLETGGTAVGVAAVGAVVAWYGLADPAVGFGPRALGASAFLLGFLADAAAGEYDRRRLRESFHDVVSPTAA from the coding sequence ATGACCGAGGATTCGACCGCGAAGTCTGCGACCGCGCCACTCGCCGCGCGGCTTCGACAGCGGCTTCGATCGTTCGAACCGCTGTACCTGGCGTTTCTGGGATTGCTCGCGATCCCGAGTTACGTCTTCGACTCGCTTGCTGTTCTGGAAATCTTCGAGATCTTCTATCTCGCCTTCCTCTGGCCGTTCGTCGCGCCGCTGCTCGAGGCCGTGTTGCAACGGGGGACCGATGCGGACGAGGCCACCGAGCCGACCGACTGGATCGACATGGGCCACTGGAGCGAGTACGCCGTCTGGCTGCTTTCGATTCCGTTGACGTTTCTCAACCCCTTCGTCCTGGCCCAAGACTTCCGACAGTGGCTCGGCACCCTCCTCGCGCTCGCGCGCCACCGCGGCTCCGTTCCCGAGGCCGGAGACGACGACCGACAGGTCTCCTACCGGCTCCCCTTCGACGGCGCGTGGACGGTCGTCAACGGTAGCCACAGCCGGGACTACTCCCACTCGTGGTTTCCGCTCAATCAGCGCTACGCCTACGACTTCGTTATCACCGACGCGGAGGGACGCACCCGCCCCGACGGCGCGGCCGCGAGCGTCGGAAACTACTACTGCTACGACGAACCGGTTCTCGCGCCCGCCGACGGGGTCGTGATCGACACCTTCGACGGCGACCTCGAGCCATCCCGCGCCGGCGGGTTCTCCCACCCGTTCAAGCGAGACATCCGCGGGAACTACGTCGTGGTCCAGCACGCGCCCGACGAGTACAGCTGTCTGGCCCATCTCGTTCCCGGGAGCGTGACGGTCGAACCCGGCGAGCGAGTCGAGCGCGGCCAGCGGGTCGGCCGCTGTGGCCACTCCGGGAACTCCTCGGAACCTCACCTCCACTTTCAACTGCAGGATCAGCCGAATTTCGCGCTCGCGACGAGTCGGCCGATCGCCTTCGACGACGTCGCCCTCGAGTGGCCCGGTGCCGAGGCGCCGATCACCGAACCGCACCTCGGCGCGGACGGGAACGACGCCGGTGCGCGCGACGTCGCGCTCCCCGGGGATTTGGCGGACGGAACCTACCGCGCTCGAGCCTTCCTCACCGCCGGTCAGCGCGTGGCCCACGTCGGCCACGACGCCGACGCGGATCGAACCGGCAGCCACGGGATCGGTGAGCGACGCAGCGACCACGCCGTGAAGGCGGGAGCGAGTCGCCGTCGTCCGGCGAGCGTCGCACTCGGACGGGTCGGCTTCGGGGCGTGCGTCGGCGGTGTGGCGACGATCGTCGCGTCGATTTTCGTCTCCCCGCTGACCGTCGCCGGACTCCTCGGCGTCGCCGCTGCGGCCGCTCCGCTCGCGGGAATCGCAGACCGGTCCGCGCACGACGCCGACGCGAGACTCGAGCATCGACTCGAAACGGGTGGAACCGCCGTCGGCGTCGCCGCGGTTGGCGCGGTCGTGGCGTGGTACGGCCTGGCCGATCCGGCGGTCGGTTTCGGCCCGCGAGCCCTCGGTGCGTCGGCCTTCCTGCTCGGGTTCCTCGCCGACGCCGCCGCCGGCGAGTACGATAGGCGACGGTTGCGTGAGTCGTTCCACGACGTCGTTTCCCCCACGGCCGCCTGA
- a CDS encoding winged helix-turn-helix domain-containing protein, giving the protein MTILESRTIIAASGERALMGRDDGSANGDDGDVNRNEEGANGDDRDRVREAFSLLGHEIRLDILLALLEDWHAVYTEPKSYAELMAAVGLRDSGQFNYHLDKLRGVYVRKLEDGYVPTASVTALYRTVLAHRPTEHLEYGPAAIDSACPRCDQAPVVRYDRGFATVDCAACEWTGFTYPFPKNGLEGRDADAIADAVTRRARRDIGLARAGQCPFCAGTTSVDLRLEALRGEGDDGDADGDWAAAKVDDHWVEIVCDDCTFLVGVDPLGALLADGRVAGPLADAGLEPDRHDWEQPTPTVRAESRDPARLALEIELEDEDGIVRTATIAVDDEFAVRSLAIDP; this is encoded by the coding sequence ATGACCATCCTCGAGTCCAGAACGATCATTGCGGCCTCGGGCGAACGAGCACTCATGGGGAGAGACGACGGGAGCGCAAACGGGGACGACGGGGACGTAAACCGGAACGAAGAAGGCGCGAACGGGGACGATCGAGACAGGGTTCGGGAGGCGTTCTCGCTGCTCGGACATGAGATCCGCCTCGACATCCTGCTGGCGCTGCTCGAGGACTGGCACGCCGTCTACACGGAGCCGAAGTCCTACGCCGAGTTGATGGCGGCGGTCGGACTGCGCGACAGCGGACAGTTCAACTACCACCTCGACAAGCTTCGGGGGGTCTACGTCAGGAAACTCGAGGACGGCTACGTCCCGACGGCGAGCGTGACGGCGCTGTACCGGACCGTCCTCGCACACCGCCCGACCGAGCACCTCGAGTACGGGCCCGCCGCGATCGATTCGGCGTGTCCCCGTTGCGACCAAGCGCCGGTGGTGCGGTACGATCGTGGGTTCGCGACCGTCGATTGCGCGGCCTGCGAGTGGACCGGCTTCACTTACCCGTTTCCGAAGAACGGCCTCGAGGGACGGGACGCCGACGCGATCGCCGACGCGGTCACCCGCCGTGCCAGACGCGACATCGGCCTGGCGCGGGCCGGTCAGTGTCCGTTCTGCGCCGGGACGACGTCCGTCGACCTCCGCCTCGAGGCCCTCCGGGGCGAGGGCGACGACGGGGACGCCGACGGCGACTGGGCCGCCGCCAAAGTGGACGATCACTGGGTCGAAATCGTCTGCGACGACTGTACGTTTCTCGTCGGCGTGGATCCGCTCGGGGCGCTGCTCGCCGACGGTCGCGTCGCGGGTCCGCTCGCCGACGCCGGCCTCGAGCCCGACCGGCACGACTGGGAGCAGCCGACGCCGACCGTGCGCGCCGAGTCTCGAGACCCGGCGCGACTCGCCCTCGAGATCGAACTCGAGGACGAGGACGGAATCGTGCGGACGGCGACGATAGCGGTCGACGACGAGTTCGCGGTTCGCTCGCTGGCGATCGATCCGTAG
- a CDS encoding PspA/IM30 family protein, which translates to MGILSRTSYVIRSKINSVLNRTEDPTQTLDYSYEQMRDQLQDVKRGIADLTTQKKRLEMQKRRLEDNVDKHNEQARTAVEQDREDLARRALEKKKTKMNQIEDLERQVSELQSQQDRLIEQKDELQSRIEEFRTKKETMKARYEAAEASSTVSEAMTATGEEFEDVGRAIERAEEQTEDMEARSAAMDELHESGAFDDVLSDKDNIDRELEELSTDSGVEAELETLKSDVGADESESEPVPETAADEDELEDLDTDVSDANVSDEEVESELAELQDEEN; encoded by the coding sequence ATGGGCATCCTCTCTCGGACCTCGTACGTCATCCGGTCGAAGATCAACTCGGTGCTCAACCGGACCGAGGACCCGACGCAGACGCTCGATTACTCCTACGAGCAGATGCGCGACCAGCTTCAGGACGTCAAACGCGGCATCGCCGATCTCACCACGCAGAAAAAGCGCCTCGAGATGCAAAAACGCCGGCTCGAGGACAACGTCGATAAGCACAACGAGCAGGCCCGAACCGCGGTCGAGCAGGACCGCGAAGACCTTGCTCGACGCGCCCTCGAGAAGAAAAAGACGAAGATGAACCAGATCGAGGATCTGGAGCGACAGGTCTCCGAGCTCCAGAGCCAGCAGGACCGGCTCATCGAGCAGAAAGACGAACTCCAGAGCCGGATCGAGGAGTTCCGAACCAAAAAGGAGACCATGAAAGCGCGCTACGAGGCCGCCGAAGCGAGCTCGACGGTCTCGGAGGCGATGACGGCAACTGGCGAGGAGTTCGAGGACGTCGGCCGCGCGATCGAACGCGCCGAAGAACAGACCGAGGACATGGAAGCGCGCTCTGCCGCCATGGACGAACTCCACGAGTCGGGTGCCTTCGACGACGTGCTCTCCGATAAGGACAACATCGACCGCGAACTCGAGGAGCTCTCGACCGACAGCGGCGTCGAGGCCGAACTCGAGACGCTCAAATCCGACGTCGGCGCCGACGAGTCCGAATCCGAACCGGTTCCCGAGACGGCAGCCGACGAGGACGAACTCGAGGATCTCGACACGGACGTTTCCGACGCGAACGTTTCCGACGAGGAAGTCGAGTCCGAACTCGCGGAGCTACAGGACGAGGAGAACTGA
- a CDS encoding FxLYD domain-containing protein: MTTASLAGCNGVDVGTEPEYEDGEVGDIDGEARTNAEMATAQSAAEGQRASGVTPVDSLEMVDHEFVFESGYLGSTVQGTVENEGTNRIELVEVRVRVYDETGSQLDQYFDSTGDLAGGTSWAFQVILLESPADIADYDIAVLGTPA, from the coding sequence GTGACCACCGCGAGCCTCGCCGGTTGTAACGGCGTCGACGTCGGAACCGAACCCGAGTACGAAGACGGTGAGGTCGGCGACATCGACGGCGAGGCGCGAACGAACGCGGAGATGGCGACCGCCCAGAGCGCTGCGGAGGGACAACGCGCCAGCGGCGTGACGCCGGTCGACTCGCTCGAGATGGTCGATCACGAGTTCGTCTTCGAGAGCGGCTATCTCGGCTCGACTGTCCAGGGAACCGTCGAAAACGAGGGGACAAACAGGATCGAACTCGTCGAAGTCCGGGTCCGGGTCTACGACGAAACCGGGAGCCAACTCGATCAGTACTTCGATTCGACCGGCGACCTCGCCGGTGGAACCTCGTGGGCGTTCCAGGTCATCCTCCTCGAGTCGCCCGCGGACATCGCAGACTACGATATCGCCGTCCTCGGAACGCCAGCGTAG
- a CDS encoding dipeptide epimerase: MSEFTTEIERRTLALERPFSIARGTTTDTEVVFVRIEDDEGVGGVGGAAPTRHYGETAATVEAVLPDLLDIVEEVGDVHQLERIERRMRASIRRNPAARTAVSIALHDLATKRLEIPLYRYWGLDPTETLESSYTIGIDDTQTMREKTEAARERGFGTLKVKLGTDRDEEIVRSVREAAPNARLFVDANEGWTPKEAVERIDLLAPYGLEFVEQPVPAENPEGLKYVYERSRLPIAADESCLVSADVPKIADRCDIVNLKLAKCGGLCEAIRLIHAARAHGLEVMAGCMTESNASIAPAAHFAPLLDYADLDGSLLLAEDPYDGVPMPGGKIDLAGLERPGTGAVR, from the coding sequence ATGAGCGAATTTACGACCGAAATCGAGCGCCGGACGCTCGCGCTCGAGCGGCCCTTCTCGATCGCCCGCGGGACCACCACCGATACCGAGGTCGTCTTCGTTCGAATCGAGGACGACGAGGGGGTCGGCGGCGTCGGCGGCGCGGCCCCGACCAGACACTACGGCGAGACGGCGGCGACCGTCGAGGCGGTGTTGCCGGATCTCCTCGACATCGTCGAGGAGGTCGGCGATGTCCACCAGCTAGAGCGGATCGAGCGCCGAATGCGCGCGTCCATCCGACGGAATCCTGCGGCGCGAACCGCGGTGAGCATCGCGCTACACGACCTCGCGACCAAACGCCTCGAGATTCCGCTCTACCGGTACTGGGGACTCGACCCGACGGAGACCCTCGAGAGCTCCTACACCATCGGTATCGACGACACCCAGACGATGCGCGAGAAGACCGAGGCGGCCAGAGAGCGCGGGTTCGGCACGCTCAAAGTCAAACTCGGCACCGACAGGGACGAGGAGATCGTTCGCTCGGTTCGCGAGGCGGCCCCGAACGCGCGACTGTTCGTCGACGCCAACGAGGGGTGGACGCCCAAAGAGGCCGTCGAGCGGATCGATCTGCTCGCGCCGTACGGCCTCGAGTTCGTCGAACAGCCGGTTCCGGCTGAGAACCCCGAGGGCCTGAAGTACGTGTACGAACGTTCGAGACTCCCGATCGCCGCCGACGAGTCCTGTCTGGTCAGCGCGGACGTCCCGAAGATCGCCGACCGCTGTGACATCGTGAACCTGAAACTCGCCAAGTGCGGCGGACTCTGCGAGGCGATCCGACTCATCCACGCCGCTCGAGCGCACGGGCTCGAAGTAATGGCCGGCTGTATGACGGAGTCGAACGCCTCCATCGCACCGGCTGCCCACTTCGCGCCGTTGCTCGACTACGCCGACCTCGACGGCTCGCTCTTACTCGCCGAGGACCCCTACGACGGCGTCCCGATGCCCGGTGGAAAAATCGATTTAGCGGGGCTCGAGCGGCCGGGGACGGGCGCAGTTAGGTGA
- a CDS encoding DUF1611 domain-containing protein: MRIAILAHEKFPDRAKTALGILRYSDDEVIAVLDRDDAGTRVADFVRDVQDAPIVSRMSDVDGPVDALVIGIAPIGGGFDESWREDVRTALERGCDVISGLHYFLADDAEFAALAAENDCELWDVRKPPTDLTVSEGIAADVDADVILTVGTDCSVGKMTVSMELARAAREAGHDAAVIPTGQTGIMIEGWGNPIDRVVSDFAAGAVEEMIVEKGDEHDYLFVEGQGSIVHPAYSAVTCGILHGAMADRLVLCHDAGREAIHGYESFILPSIPTYVDLYEDLASPVRETTVAAGALNTARIDDEATARRELEAYEGELGVPASDVVRFGAEPILEAIL; the protein is encoded by the coding sequence ATGCGTATCGCGATTCTGGCCCACGAGAAGTTCCCCGACCGCGCCAAAACCGCGCTCGGAATCCTTCGGTACAGCGACGACGAGGTCATCGCGGTCCTCGACCGCGACGACGCGGGGACTCGAGTCGCCGATTTCGTTCGCGACGTACAGGACGCGCCGATCGTCTCGCGGATGAGCGACGTCGACGGACCCGTCGACGCGCTGGTTATCGGTATCGCCCCCATCGGCGGCGGGTTCGACGAGAGCTGGCGCGAAGACGTTCGAACCGCGCTCGAGCGTGGTTGCGACGTGATATCGGGACTGCACTACTTCCTCGCCGACGACGCGGAATTCGCCGCGCTCGCGGCCGAGAACGACTGCGAACTGTGGGACGTTCGAAAGCCACCGACCGATCTAACGGTCAGCGAGGGGATTGCGGCCGACGTGGACGCCGACGTGATCCTGACGGTCGGGACCGACTGCTCGGTCGGCAAGATGACGGTTTCGATGGAACTGGCCCGCGCGGCCCGCGAGGCGGGACACGACGCCGCGGTGATCCCGACCGGACAGACCGGAATCATGATCGAAGGCTGGGGGAATCCGATCGACCGCGTCGTCAGCGACTTCGCCGCCGGTGCCGTCGAGGAGATGATCGTCGAGAAGGGCGACGAGCATGACTACCTCTTCGTCGAGGGACAGGGGTCGATCGTCCACCCGGCCTACTCCGCGGTGACCTGTGGCATCCTCCACGGCGCGATGGCCGACCGACTCGTGCTCTGTCACGACGCCGGAAGGGAAGCAATCCACGGCTACGAGTCGTTCATCCTCCCGTCGATTCCGACCTACGTCGATCTCTACGAAGACCTCGCGTCGCCGGTTCGCGAGACGACGGTCGCCGCAGGTGCGCTCAACACCGCGAGGATCGACGACGAAGCGACCGCCCGCCGCGAACTCGAGGCCTACGAAGGCGAACTCGGCGTGCCCGCGTCGGACGTCGTCCGGTTCGGCGCGGAGCCGATCCTCGAGGCGATCCTATGA
- a CDS encoding Vms1/Ankzf1 family peptidyl-tRNA hydrolase, whose product MIDQLLGRASLKDRIDELEDEAERLRERYEAESERKAAAVTAKQEAEERQNRLEDRIAQLEGELERVDGTGDDGGVEFRRKERLRGARLEEVLDRLTSVRTGPEGACTVFLDPQREEETRSDGERDRVLSETLGERASLVRTGDPCLVCVDDAGLVSVRLKPPVRPERDLEATWSDRFELDREWFLPTGTYALALVRADLFAVGVYEDGERVDYKGFESDVKGSHSKGGFSQARFERIRDDQIDDHLERCHRALAEFDIEPLYLVGQRGVLETLAEEGEFEPRASAAVDATGDPKPALEDAHRSFWTTELGVL is encoded by the coding sequence ATGATCGACCAGTTGCTCGGTCGCGCGTCGCTGAAAGACCGAATCGACGAACTCGAGGACGAAGCCGAGCGACTTCGCGAGCGCTACGAGGCCGAATCCGAGCGGAAAGCTGCCGCCGTGACCGCGAAACAGGAGGCCGAAGAGCGCCAGAACCGACTCGAGGACCGCATCGCGCAGTTAGAGGGCGAACTCGAGCGCGTGGACGGGACAGGGGACGACGGCGGGGTCGAGTTCCGCCGCAAAGAGCGACTTCGCGGCGCGCGACTCGAGGAGGTTCTCGACCGCCTCACGTCCGTTCGGACCGGTCCGGAGGGCGCGTGTACGGTATTTCTCGACCCACAGCGCGAGGAAGAGACGCGAAGCGACGGAGAGCGCGACCGGGTGCTTTCCGAGACGCTGGGCGAACGAGCGTCGCTCGTCCGAACCGGCGATCCCTGTCTCGTCTGCGTCGACGACGCCGGACTCGTTTCGGTGCGCCTCAAGCCGCCCGTCCGCCCGGAACGTGACCTCGAGGCGACCTGGAGCGATCGGTTCGAACTCGATCGCGAGTGGTTCCTCCCGACCGGGACCTACGCGCTCGCGCTGGTCCGTGCGGATCTGTTTGCGGTCGGCGTCTACGAGGACGGCGAGCGAGTCGACTACAAAGGGTTCGAGAGCGACGTGAAAGGGAGTCACTCGAAAGGCGGCTTCTCCCAGGCCCGGTTCGAACGCATCCGCGACGACCAGATCGACGACCACCTCGAGCGCTGTCACCGGGCGCTCGCCGAGTTCGACATTGAACCGCTCTACCTCGTCGGCCAGCGCGGCGTCCTCGAAACGCTCGCCGAGGAGGGGGAGTTCGAACCGCGAGCCAGCGCCGCCGTCGACGCGACCGGCGACCCAAAACCCGCACTCGAGGACGCCCACCGGTCGTTCTGGACGACCGAACTGGGCGTGCTTTGA
- a CDS encoding DUF5802 family protein yields the protein MFEVFSRSYYLGRLYVTPTDDEHASMQTDQHERINDAVYTSGEGIERLDAPLVMKLESGHFPVHGDDGVPENTLAVPESVLERTQITNPPSLKEVFLARRERAQQLLEFAGAWPPAGPEDEYPDAGT from the coding sequence ATGTTTGAGGTGTTCTCGCGGAGCTACTATCTCGGACGACTGTACGTGACGCCGACGGACGACGAGCACGCGTCCATGCAAACCGACCAGCACGAGCGGATTAACGACGCGGTGTATACATCTGGGGAAGGGATCGAACGACTCGACGCACCGCTCGTGATGAAACTCGAGTCGGGGCACTTTCCGGTCCACGGCGACGACGGCGTACCGGAAAACACGCTCGCGGTCCCCGAATCCGTCCTCGAGCGAACGCAGATCACGAACCCGCCGTCCCTGAAGGAGGTGTTCCTCGCCCGCCGCGAGCGCGCCCAGCAGTTGCTCGAGTTCGCTGGCGCGTGGCCGCCCGCTGGGCCAGAAGACGAGTACCCCGACGCCGGAACCTAA
- a CDS encoding ABC transporter C-terminal domain-containing protein gives MSGSRGILIVVLIAVVGLAIAPLATAGFADPFDGPTNAFDAGIDGGTGDHPAPSTDGNAAQADTQAAENGDSPGTNVSTFMQSTAVETETAVDIGIFNASYENADGDAREAIVTQRVDTLEDRVAELEAERDRLQSNEDELHPVVYDARMTRLAAQISSLEESVAIAEQRTMDIDLDLPVLEDLRSSVTSLRTPDITAAADGLIGVDFSDPVPENLKEQVNESTPDIGDIDPDNVTNESTVLSVAENETSLADSAVNATAVTGGSTNATDGTNVSVTPSNITMNATDTTGVISDSMNATDLGDGTLNVTDGTLPAGNETGEESRLNWTTNETVVVDYPSSELE, from the coding sequence ATGAGTGGTTCCCGCGGCATCCTCATCGTGGTGCTGATCGCAGTCGTCGGTCTCGCGATCGCACCGCTCGCGACCGCGGGGTTCGCCGATCCGTTCGACGGTCCAACGAACGCCTTCGACGCCGGGATCGACGGTGGAACCGGCGACCACCCGGCCCCCTCCACGGACGGGAACGCGGCTCAGGCCGACACCCAGGCGGCCGAGAACGGCGACTCGCCGGGCACCAACGTCTCTACGTTCATGCAATCGACTGCCGTCGAGACGGAGACGGCGGTCGACATCGGCATCTTCAACGCGAGTTACGAGAACGCCGACGGCGACGCACGCGAGGCGATCGTCACGCAGCGTGTCGACACGCTCGAGGACCGAGTCGCGGAACTCGAGGCCGAGAGAGACCGTCTGCAATCGAACGAGGACGAACTGCACCCGGTCGTTTACGACGCTAGGATGACGCGGTTGGCCGCCCAGATCTCCTCGCTCGAGGAATCGGTCGCGATCGCCGAACAGCGCACGATGGATATCGACCTCGATTTACCTGTACTCGAGGACCTTCGCTCGAGTGTAACGTCCCTTCGGACGCCCGATATCACAGCGGCTGCGGACGGTCTGATTGGAGTCGATTTCTCCGATCCCGTCCCCGAGAACCTCAAAGAGCAGGTGAACGAATCGACGCCCGATATCGGTGACATCGATCCGGATAACGTCACCAACGAGTCGACCGTTCTCAGCGTGGCCGAAAACGAGACGTCGCTCGCCGATAGTGCGGTAAACGCGACTGCTGTGACCGGTGGATCGACAAATGCGACCGATGGGACCAACGTATCGGTGACCCCATCCAATATAACGATGAACGCGACCGACACGACTGGCGTTATCAGCGATTCGATGAACGCGACGGATTTGGGCGACGGGACGTTGAACGTAACTGACGGTACACTACCCGCTGGGAACGAGACCGGCGAAGAGAGTCGGCTCAATTGGACGACCAACGAAACGGTGGTCGTCGATTATCCGAGCAGCGAACTCGAGTAG